From a region of the Haloferax volcanii DS2 genome:
- a CDS encoding 30S ribosomal protein S3ae: protein MSERSVSKQKRGKRWYTVIAPENFDRKELGSTFADEPEKISGRTVESTLGDLNDDQGANNVKLTFKITDVGSDAAYTEFIQQELTRDYLRSLVRRGASKIEANVTAITKDDYRVQLQPVAFTTKKADRSQEHEIRRIMTELTREAITGHTYDALTESVVEGRLSSAIYGDAKVIYPLRRVEVKKFSLEARPEEVEAEEEAAVSVDEDDVAVDVDDEETEA from the coding sequence ATGAGTGAACGATCCGTCTCCAAGCAGAAGCGCGGAAAGCGATGGTACACCGTCATCGCTCCCGAGAATTTCGACCGTAAGGAACTCGGTTCGACCTTCGCGGACGAACCCGAGAAAATCAGCGGTCGCACCGTCGAGTCCACCCTCGGCGACCTCAACGACGACCAGGGCGCGAACAACGTCAAGCTCACGTTCAAGATTACGGACGTGGGCAGCGACGCCGCCTACACCGAGTTCATCCAGCAGGAGCTCACCCGAGACTACCTCCGCAGCCTCGTCCGCCGCGGCGCGTCCAAAATCGAAGCCAACGTCACGGCCATCACCAAGGACGACTACCGCGTCCAGCTCCAGCCCGTCGCCTTCACGACGAAGAAGGCCGACCGGAGCCAGGAACACGAGATTCGTCGCATCATGACGGAACTCACCCGCGAGGCCATCACGGGCCACACCTACGACGCGCTCACCGAGAGCGTCGTCGAGGGTCGCCTCTCGTCGGCCATCTACGGCGACGCGAAGGTCATCTACCCCCTGCGCCGCGTCGAGGTCAAGAAGTTCTCCCTCGAAGCCCGTCCCGAAGAGGTCGAGGCCGAAGAGGAAGCCGCCGTCAGCGTCGACGAAGACGACGTCGCAGTCGACGTCGACGACGAAGAGACCGAAGCGTAA
- a CDS encoding protein sorting system archaetidylserine synthase (This PssA-like phosphatidyltransferase, along with a PssD-like decarboxylase, is required in Haloarchaea for the archaeosortase ArtA to replace the PGF-CTERM sorting signal with a C-terminal lipid anchor.), with product MRPRFVGRLGPADVVTAGNAALGFVAAVLTAVDVHLAAKVILLAAMADGLDGVVARRYGGTDAGPYLDSLADVASFGVAPALLVVAVVREMWGFDRVRVVAGVGVAALFVAAAVVRLALYTAYDSGSDETVGVPTTLAATILSAGVLVGFVEPMLLVGLSAVMAALMLSDVTYPDLHAQDALVMGVVQGLAIVCSGTLGEGFSFGLLFLALGYLFLGPRFYWA from the coding sequence ATGAGACCCCGATTCGTCGGTCGGTTGGGCCCCGCCGACGTGGTCACCGCCGGGAACGCGGCGCTGGGATTCGTCGCCGCGGTGTTAACCGCGGTCGACGTGCACCTCGCGGCCAAGGTCATCCTGCTCGCCGCGATGGCCGACGGCCTCGACGGCGTGGTCGCCCGACGCTACGGTGGGACCGACGCCGGGCCGTACCTCGACTCCCTCGCGGACGTGGCCTCCTTCGGCGTCGCCCCGGCGCTGCTCGTCGTCGCCGTCGTCCGCGAGATGTGGGGTTTCGACCGGGTCCGAGTCGTCGCCGGCGTCGGCGTCGCCGCGCTGTTCGTCGCGGCCGCGGTCGTCAGGCTGGCGCTCTACACCGCCTACGACAGCGGGTCCGACGAGACGGTCGGGGTGCCGACGACGCTCGCCGCGACGATTCTGTCTGCGGGCGTCCTCGTCGGCTTCGTCGAGCCGATGTTGCTCGTCGGCCTCTCGGCGGTTATGGCCGCGCTGATGCTCTCGGACGTGACCTACCCCGACCTCCACGCGCAGGACGCGCTCGTCATGGGTGTGGTGCAGGGCCTCGCAATCGTCTGCTCGGGGACGCTCGGTGAGGGCTTCTCGTTCGGCCTGCTGTTCTTGGCGCTCGGCTACCTGTTTCTCGGGCCGCGCTTCTACTGGGCGTGA
- a CDS encoding 30S ribosomal protein S15 yields the protein MARMHTRRRGSSSSDKPVADEAPEWSDVDAADIEARVVELAEQGKDPSQIGLSLRDEGVKGVPVPDVKLATGKKVTTILEENDAAGDLPEDLRNLMERAIRLREHMEENQQDKSNRRALQNTESKIRRLVSYYRGDKLDDDFTYSYDVAVELLEE from the coding sequence ATGGCACGAATGCACACCCGCCGCCGTGGCTCGTCCAGCTCGGACAAGCCGGTGGCAGACGAAGCACCGGAGTGGAGCGACGTCGACGCGGCTGACATCGAAGCCCGCGTCGTCGAACTGGCAGAACAGGGCAAGGACCCGAGCCAAATCGGCCTGTCCCTGCGCGACGAAGGCGTCAAGGGCGTTCCCGTCCCCGATGTCAAGCTCGCCACGGGCAAGAAGGTCACCACCATCCTCGAGGAGAACGACGCCGCAGGCGACCTCCCCGAGGACCTCCGCAACCTCATGGAGCGCGCCATCCGCCTCCGCGAGCACATGGAGGAGAACCAGCAGGACAAGTCCAACCGTCGCGCGCTCCAGAACACGGAGTCGAAGATTCGCCGCCTCGTCTCGTACTACCGCGGCGACAAGCTCGACGACGACTTCACGTACAGCTACGACGTCGCTGTCGAACTCCTCGAAGAATAA
- a CDS encoding KEOPS complex subunit Pcc1 produces the protein MSRRATLRTTHDDADIIAGALEPDNTESMHSRVEGDELVTTIERDSTGGLHATVDDYVVNVTVAETVIEATRTHTDTNHE, from the coding sequence ATGAGCCGGCGTGCGACCCTGCGGACGACCCACGACGACGCCGACATCATCGCCGGCGCGCTCGAACCGGACAACACGGAGTCGATGCACAGCCGAGTCGAGGGGGACGAACTCGTCACCACAATCGAACGCGATTCGACCGGCGGCCTGCACGCCACGGTCGATGACTACGTCGTCAACGTGACGGTCGCCGAGACCGTCATCGAAGCCACACGAACGCACACAGACACTAACCATGAGTGA
- a CDS encoding DUF7111 family protein, with the protein MTDATAEENGVTARYYVTDAERVLEFDRDGRTAAVAQNIDGYAMLKVRPTAEGDELERYYGFDMALDHAAELLGASPHDLPVPEDAADMGM; encoded by the coding sequence ATGACCGACGCAACCGCAGAGGAGAACGGCGTCACCGCGCGGTACTACGTCACCGACGCCGAGCGCGTCCTCGAATTCGACCGCGACGGCCGAACCGCCGCCGTGGCCCAGAACATCGACGGCTACGCGATGTTGAAGGTCCGCCCGACCGCCGAGGGCGACGAACTCGAACGCTACTACGGCTTCGACATGGCGCTGGACCACGCCGCGGAACTCCTCGGCGCGTCGCCGCACGACCTGCCCGTCCCGGAGGACGCGGCTGACATGGGGATGTAA
- a CDS encoding cupredoxin domain-containing protein, whose product MRDHGSSNGGRTRRQFLAATGAAATAGLAGCATLTASGDDFDIGMTAVAFDPPTVTVEAGDEVVWRNTSSRGHTVTAYEGTLPEGAAFFASGGYETEQAARDAYSNSLGGLIGSGETYTYSFDVPGEYEYLCIPHEQAGMVGTIVVEE is encoded by the coding sequence ATGCGAGACCACGGGTCTTCGAACGGCGGTCGGACACGGCGTCAGTTCCTCGCGGCGACCGGTGCGGCGGCAACCGCCGGCCTCGCGGGCTGTGCGACCCTGACGGCGTCCGGCGACGACTTCGACATCGGGATGACCGCGGTCGCGTTCGACCCGCCGACGGTGACCGTCGAGGCCGGCGACGAGGTCGTCTGGCGCAACACGAGCTCCCGCGGCCACACCGTCACCGCCTACGAGGGCACCCTCCCCGAGGGAGCCGCGTTCTTCGCCAGCGGCGGCTACGAGACCGAACAGGCCGCCCGCGACGCCTACTCCAACTCGCTCGGCGGGCTCATCGGCAGCGGCGAGACCTACACGTACAGCTTCGACGTGCCCGGCGAGTACGAGTATCTCTGTATCCCCCACGAGCAGGCCGGCATGGTCGGCACCATCGTCGTCGAAGAGTAG